In one window of Rhodospirillaceae bacterium DNA:
- a CDS encoding phosphatidylcholine/phosphatidylserine synthase, with protein MAGRRKRPEWLHINKMIPNFLTILAISAGMSAIRFGLDDRWEPAALAILAAAILDALDGRIARILKGASKFGAELDSLADFLSFGVAPAMMLYLWAMQDAGRFGWMLALLFTISMALRLARFNTMLEDEDLPSWTKNFFSGTPAPAAAGLVLTPMILSFQFGDDFFRQPMVVSFFLIGVAALVVSSIPTFSFKKIKVPSNQVLPAMIISGAFVTALVSAPWTTLSCVLLVYLATIPFSVRMYRQKMAESPLSEEDPGDSETP; from the coding sequence ATGGCTGGTCGCCGCAAACGGCCCGAGTGGCTTCACATCAACAAGATGATCCCCAACTTCCTGACCATTTTGGCCATCTCTGCCGGTATGTCGGCGATCCGTTTCGGCCTTGATGACAGGTGGGAACCTGCCGCCCTGGCCATTCTCGCCGCCGCCATCCTTGACGCCCTGGACGGTCGTATCGCCCGCATTCTCAAAGGGGCCAGCAAATTTGGCGCCGAGCTCGACTCACTGGCCGATTTCCTGAGCTTCGGAGTTGCCCCGGCCATGATGCTGTACTTGTGGGCGATGCAGGATGCGGGCCGTTTCGGCTGGATGCTGGCCTTGCTGTTCACGATTTCCATGGCGCTCAGGCTGGCCCGCTTCAACACCATGCTCGAAGATGAAGATCTGCCATCATGGACGAAGAATTTCTTCTCTGGAACCCCTGCCCCTGCTGCTGCCGGACTGGTGCTGACGCCGATGATTTTGTCGTTTCAGTTTGGTGATGATTTTTTCCGCCAACCGATGGTCGTCTCGTTTTTCCTGATTGGTGTCGCCGCCCTGGTCGTCAGTTCCATACCGACGTTCTCGTTCAAGAAAATCAAGGTGCCATCAAATCAGGTTCTTCCGGCAATGATTATTTCCGGCGCGTTTGTCACCGCCCTGGTCAGCGCACCGTGGACGACACTGTCGTGCGTTCTGCTGGTCTATTTGGCGACCATTCCCTTTAGTGTAAGAATGTATCGCCAGAAAATGGCCGAAAGCCCTTTATCAGAAGAAGACCCCGGGGATAGCGAAACACCCTGA